The region aattattagtgaatcttttttatatttgcatttgtactttttaaatacaaatgtattattatttttaatgtattattattattattagtgaacCTATCGATAATGTTCACAAACATGAACGAGCGGTGTTCCCCATCAGGGTTTTATGCTGCCAATTCGGATCATGTCAATCAATCACATAGATTAgctgaacatttttaaatttactacTCTCTAAAGGTCATTTTAAACCCTTATCATTCCCATGCCGAAaacgcctttaaaaaaaaaagtgcacccaAAGTAAATTTGAAGCTGTTGTCAAACTTTTTGAGTACCATCAAagacataggtgtcaaactccggtcctggagggctgcagtcctgcaagttttggatgtttcgtttctccaacacagctgatatatgatcagctcatcagcaagctctgcataagcctgataatgatcctgctgattggaatcagcttgtgttggaagagggaaacctccaaaacttgcaggactgcggccctccaggaccggagtttgacacctatgatctaAGAAAATACTCTCCAGCCTTTGATAGTATGCTTATGCCCCCCCATGGGGACTAATTTCCTTTCTCCTTACAcacactctgacaatgagagcgccactgccaacTACTaaagtggatgtgcaattgcactttattccCTCCCCCACAATTTGAGGGCTGcagattgtttttaatttgtgaattgttttaataaaatatttttttgtattaaatttaaaatgtagtcGTTCTGTGTATGTACCAgtaatactgtattttagcTATGTGAAGTCCTAAGTGCCACATAAAATGATCACTACTTGCAAACTCCTGTCTGAGTGCCCCTCCAAGGCAACCGTTGctcacattcaaaacaaatagCTGTTAGCTTCCTAAGTTTAGCTTCATAAGTATGCGAGAGAACTGCTTGTTTATCAACATTTATTGATCAATGTCCTTGATCAACACTAAAACATTGAAAAGTTCACATCAATGACCACCATTCAAATACAAAAGTGTATCAAAAGTATTGCATCCAATGACAACATTTCAGCAACGTTACAAAACGTACACACTATTGATCCCATTCGTGTGTGCGCTCGTGTACATGAAGAGTATAGCTTCTTCTTCCCTTTAGCATCAACACGACTGCTTCAAgtcaacaaaagcaaacaagttTTGTTGTGCATCAAAACATGGAGTCGGAAAATGTTCTTATTTCAAGTTGGAAAGAGAATGAAAGAGTTCCGATAAACAGTCCACTCTtttaaaataaggaaaaaatgattgggggggaaaaaacaatcatgtaaAAACATCTATTAAGATCCAGTCCCAATGGTTTTTCCAGACCACGCCCACTGTCAAGATGTACAATTTgacaacttcttcttcttttcggctcttcccttcaggggtcgccacagcgaatcagttgcctccatctaaccctgtcctctgcactCACACCAACTACGTCATATAAAAATCCATGATGGAGCTATCAACTGTATGAATACAGCAAGAATGGTGAGGAATTAGGACAAGGAGACCACACGTGACATCCAGTTGGACAGGAGAGCATGATGACTCTTTTTCGAGCTTTTCACCATTGCATcacaacacagaaaaaaatatctcaagTGTTCTCATAGTAAACAAAGCCTTTCATCTCATTTGACCAAGACAGtgccattgcaaaaaaaaaagctccaattAAGATTTTGGCTTTCGTCTTTTGAATGTGTGAAGTGTCAGTCCAAAGAAAGGTGTCACGGACATAATTTACATTATAACAGGAAATTGATGTGATGGAATTTCTGACGTTGTTGACATGATGAATGAGGGACTGGCTAATTAAGTGACATTTATATTTCTCTGAATAATGGCAATGTTCTCTTGATGCTAAAATGGATGGTGCGCTGCGGAGCTACGAGCAGGCTAGCCAGTTTAGATAAACTCCACATCGACAATccaagcaaacatttttgacatactgtacacacacccATCCCCACGGGCGGGCCATAGGGGGCCATGCCCTCCCCACTTTAGGCACGGATCCATAAAAATccttttttatgtaatttttacTTTGCAACAGCCTATCATGCCGCACAGTAGGTTCGAGGCGTGTCTTTGTGTGCATGGGTTGGCGATGTATATCTCATTTTTACGCTTGCTTTTGAATACAATGCTAAGGCCAGCAAACCAAAAAGCCTATTTCATGATCGCCATGAGACGTCAGCTTGATGACAGCCAATGACAAACATCCGAGGGTGAGAGCAACAAGGGCAGCGACGCGAAGGGAATTTAGGTGAAAGTTAAGGGTTGAGCAAAGCACAATTCGACAGAtgtagtggcaaaaaaattaatcatcaGCCATTATTTggaggcatttaaaaaaaaaagaagactgaaCCAAAGCAAGGTATTGTGCTTGTTGTGCTCACTTAGCGAAAATACATACTCTCGCCATCTTTTTGTACAGCTATTTATAACATCCAGGTAGCATCTTAAACCACAGGTTCTGAAGGAttcccatattttttttaaagaactggtaaaaaaaaaaaacttttagtaTATAGTCTATCAAGGCCCCGTCTACATGGAAACGTGTTTCAGTACAACCGCAAAAGGTGTTATTGTTCAGATGACTGATTTacgttcctaaaaaaaaaactggaaaaaaaaacattgtgttaAAAACATGTTATTAAGGGCTATAGCTTCTATACAAAATTTGTTTAGCGGTTTTGTGTTATCAATTAAACTTGACTTATTTTTGGTGACTTCCAGTGGCAGCGTTATAGCACCCTCATTAGGCCTGGCATTTAAACTGCAGCGTTTCAGCATCTCCATGGCATCacttgaatgagttaattttgtgtatgtatgtatgtgtatgtatatatttattaactcattcactcccagccactttccctgaagcaaccctcctgctgttttactggattttgactgattttgcaaggtccacagaatatgtgttctattgctataaaaacatggaatcagGGGGGAAAGTACatcagtttccattttgcagcaattagcattagaatatagctaagtttcatcattattcacagatctgtttaaaacactggggaaaagagctttttgcaacatggccctggttgatctcttatactctgctgccacctgctggctgtttttgtaataactaccattgcgtcATGCATTCTCTtaagttcagaggctgcatcaaagccttctgtatgctctagcctagcataaaaaacattttaagaaaatgtataaatacgtctttgggagcatggtaatatttaaaatagaacatttttgggagcaaattagtaaAGTGCGTAGAATTAGGtcccatctagtggtgaactaatgcaACAACCCAAGTTGGAAGCacatgcattttgaagcacgcgCACTACAGTGCCttagagagaccacacttcacaagcctaccaccaattgctaccaattattatttggagtgaaCCTGGCAAGTGAGCAGAAACATGCGGGAGTGATGAGCAAGAGTTGCTTGCAAGAATTAgttggagcggctaacaagcgTGGCTAGCGgaagaagctagcaaaagctagcgagagcaaagcagagggagaaaGCGGCGGGACTCAGCGATGAACACCTGCAGGCcgcagctgtggaaggtaagcagcGCTCGATCCATTGGGTCTGACACTATCAGAAAGAACGTCGCCTAAACATGTCAGCTTCCTTAAGGTGCAGGGGAACACATGTAAtttaattagcgattactagacctacaattatatttgaaaaaattatgttgatgtgatagaacatatttttttgcatattgctGAAATTACTAGTgggtttttaaatgaattaattattagctcaccactagatggcactaaatcctacacactCTCAGTGTTTATGGGAAGCAATTTCAAAACCAACAAGATCGCAGAGGTTTCCATGTGGACGGGGGCCACAGTTGAGATCAATCACTTTTCTGTTAGTGGGAAGTACCCCCACCCTCCTTGCCCATTGTTTTCAAACACTATGAAAAGGTCTCTTGAGATTCTGAAAACGCAAAGagaaatcaaaataaaagcaaagaaaTTCACATTGATGACCGGCCATCACCCATTTGTTCTCGTCAATGCTTCACATGCTCGAGGAACGCCCGCCGTCGCCTCGAAACGCGACTCCATGCAAACAAACGAGTGGTGACCGGTCGGATGAGGTAACAAAAGGTATGTGTGTCGAAAGCAGTCAAAGACTACAATCAAATGAGGTATGTGGATGTGAGAGGTGGAACGTCAGGACACAGGAAATGTTCACAAGTGAAACATGAggaaaaacatgacaacaaTCCTGAGAGACGAGCCAATGCCCGGAATGTCCCAAACACGGCGGTCAGTGAGCCGAGCTGCTCGGTGACCTTTCGATAAGATCATCTTCATTAAAATGTTGTCCGTCTTCATGTTGTTCAAAACTGGTGGGGTCACATGACCGAGAAGCGTCACTTCCCGTGCATTAGCAGGAAACAGAAAATGCTCCGGTGTCACTTGTGGTCCCGCCTTGTTGCCATCAACTTTTTGACATGTATGACGGCGAACCCCCACTAGACTTTTGTTTTAAagcaatacttaaaaaaaataaaaatccctacAATTTTAAAGGGAGTCAGAAATGAGTGAATGCAGTCAAATGCCTCGAGATACAAGTGTAACTACTCCTTGTCCATaatgtaactcaaaacactcatattTCCCTAAAGTGTCTTTTAATAACTTTCGGTGTGTTTTAATGAGTTTAAACGTGCTGTGTGTTGGGTAAAAAGCTGAAAAGTACAAACAAGTGGGGTCTGTCTAGTGTTCACCTATCGCGGGTGGTTGTGGAACGTATCGCGCGTCGTCTTCCTTTTGGCACGTTTGACATTTATCACAAAGAACTGgcgcaagtgtgtgcgtgtgtgtggacATGTGTACCAATGAGTGCTGATGGGTTCCCGGGGCGCAGCGGGAAGGGCTCACGACTGGTGTTTGGCCTGCAGGTGGCTGCGCAGGCGGCCGGCCGAGGAGAAGCTCTTGCCGCAGCGCGAACACTGGGGCGGCGAGACGCCGATGGCGGCCTCGGCGTGAGTCTGGCGATGAGCTTTGAGCAGCAACACGCGACTGAACCTGCGGCCGCAGTCCTCACACTCGGACCAAACCTTACGCCGCTTCTTCTGCGCACATACAGGAAGTGCAAACTATGTTTACATCATCTTTCATGGTGTAATTGCCatttgaaaatggaaagaacAAACGATCGAAGGAAGCCACTCAAATGTCACCATTGCTTTATCTTAAAGCTCAGCTAACTGTGGTCATAGCAAGTACCTTCCTCCCTTTCTTcccctcctcttcatcatcatcatcttcctcatcctggtcgtcgtcatcctcgtcctcgtcctgcTGCTGTTTGGCGTCCTGGCCAGCGGGCGTCACCGTGGTGGCCTGCGGCTTCTTGTGGGCGCCGCCCGCGTGGTCGTCCGGGAGCTGTGACGCCGTCAGTAGGCGCTGCAACATGGAGGCTGACGAGCTCACGCCCCAATTTCCTGTTCGAGGGAAGCAACACGGGTGAGTCCACAGACAAAATGCCGTCCTCATTGGACATGGTCAAGTAAGATGAGAAAATGTATTGTGTTTGacataggctacgttcacactgcagggttgcgatgcccaattcggatttttggttaaatccgatctttttaagTACCTTTCACATGACATAAACAAATGCGACATCTAATATGAACGCAACACGCCCGTGAAGTGACTCGCATGCAcaaagagcacacgtcgagtgacACACACCTAAAAACACGTCACGTTGCAGTCTTCACGGAAGTAACCCGAATCGCAATCTGTGACCGCCAGCCATGTCGCCATTGAGAAGTTGACCGAAGATGACGTCGCGTCATCTCCATTCgaaccgtctgcagggctgaattcctactatcgccacacatgtcaacgtcatgtttcaagtgtgattaaattaaagacaatgGAAAATGTAACACTGTtcctcaaaacagctttgtgtatattcacagacgtgtcagtagtctccTATTAGTTGTCGATCAATACAATAATTGTTGCGCCTCAACGCCggtgttgtaatttttttgttacattgtcACGGTTTTACATGCTTGTGTAATGAGGGTCAGCATCCTCCTTTGTAGGCTCCAAAGAGTGAGGTCAGGCAGGGCAAATTGGCATCCGTTACACTATTACTGTACCAATAAATGgctaaataagataaataaacgGAATTCCCTCTTTCAGTTGTTCTCCATAGGAGTGAAGTCAGTATGAAAGGGTTAAAAAATATTCTGGTGCGTGATCCTTCCTCAAACATCAGCTGTCTCACTCACCTGAAGGACTCAGCAGAGGCGTAGGTGGAGGTGCGGCGTCCTGGTCGGGGGAGAGGACATCCATGTCCTCCAGAGGTGTCCAACGGGGATCCTGCAAGGGTGACGACTCCACGGTCAGGGCCATAACCGGAGGCGGTACCGGAGTGAGGCCTTCGCTTGAGCCACCTCCTCCCGCCGAACCTTTCAGCTTCCAGATGTCTCCGCACCACTCGTGCCCCAACGCCACCGTGTCTGCCTTGTCCTTTGTTCCGTGcactccgccgccgccgccaccgcccgCCTCCTCGGCCTCGGCCGGCTTGGCGTCTTTAGGGGCGTCCTCGGAGCTGCCGAGTGAGCCCGTGTCGTCTTGGGCACTCCAGCGCACGCCGGCGTGCCGGCGGTTCAGCCGGGCCTGCAGCGTCTGCCGCTCGCACTCCTTCTGCGTGATCTCCAGCAGGAGGTCATCAAAGGACGCTTCCACCATCTTCTTCAGCTGACACAGGGAAGAATGCAGGACGCGCTCCATCACGCACTTCAGCTGCTCTGGGGGGCCGCAACGCAAAAAACACTGGTCAGGGTTTTTTCGCCAGAATGCTAAGCAAATGGGGAGGCCAAGGGGGTGATAGCGGGATGAACGACATGCGCCATATTTATAAACACGGTGGGCAGATGATGAACGACAACCGAActttattagtaaaaaaaaggggaagaCATTGTTACTGTTCTTTGCAGATGCAAATATGATTGTTACTGATTTATCCCAAGCGTGTATCCACCCAAGATTAACTATTTGAGTGGAGGTCCTGCTCCTTTTAGGATCCAGCTGGTATGCTCATTTTCATGCATCACTACAAGACTTCCACATGAGAAACATCGGTGGTCCCTTGATTAAAATTAGCTTGTGGAACCCCCTCAATTCTCGATCCTCGCAAATCAACGTGTCTTTAAGACAACAGAGATGCTCCTTAATTTGCAACAATTTAGGGAAGAAATTCAGGCGgccaaacaaaatgcaaaatgcaaACGGTGGACCCCAGCGAAGTTTTACGTCTCCATGTTTGAGGTTATGTTGTACGTTTGATTGTTAGCAGGAATTTAAGTCgctaaatgtaaacaaaacaatatgACAACCAAAAGTGCACCAGCAGATGGGCTTTCAATGACAAAGTtgccaaataaacaaaaaaaaaatgggacggtTGAACTGGAATGAATGGCTAGTAAGAAGTCACCAAAACAAGTCCACTTATGACCTTTGACATGTGTTGACATAATGGCACAAGCCCCGCCCCCTGCCACACACCCTCACCCACTGAGCACGAGATCTTTCGCCTCTTTTGGATATTTTTGTAGTCATTATTAGATGCGTATTTAGCCCATTTTTGAGAACAATAGCACCCCCAAAATTAAGAGTAGATAGAGATATATTTCACTATATGTTatttttaacaagctagaaacttatagctataatatatataaaccatacagtttaaaaagtaatatttaaacaacaaaaatacaatacaccatttgattgaaaatggtttCATCCAACTCGACCCCTCCCATCTCTGTTTTTGCTGACAAGCAAGCGGTGCAGACTCCTCCTCCTCAATCCATTCACGGGGTATGTCTGTCTAGAGTAGTGAAATgaagtttttactttctaccactcaacaccaacacattattttcattactagtCTGCTTATTTGCTCCTCAATCATGTTGCTACTTTTTAATGAGGGAAACTTAACGTATGTCTGCACAGATAAAAGTAGCCTCATAGAGTAAGTCATGGTCATAAGAttgtttttcaacaaacaaaagctccattttgaagtatttgtattaaagacCAGCTGTAAAAACGCAGAGACAAACTAGtgctaaagtcaatttgttttgttaatgtcTGCACTTCACCCATACACAGACTTGtacatgcattattaatattattctgtagcgcatttctttttttatgtatatgttATGCATGTTTTTCTATCAGATTAATACAGACAAGCAATATatagtaaacaaaaaatctgtattAAGTTAATGTCTGTTAATATACGTTATGTGTTATggtttcatttaaaagaaaatttcaaaaacaagtccaaggtccatttttgttaattctcactgtaaactgtggGGAGCTGGTTTACAccagaaacatgcatactgtcaatGCGTATGTTGAGGACCTAATGTATCAAAAAGAGTACCCTTCCCGAGAAATTAGGGTTGAGATATGTTTATAGCACCCCTAAACCTCTGACCCTAGAATCGCCTctggtcattattattattttccatagCAATCGTCCGACAATCATTCCCACCCCCGTGACGTGTGCATGTTAGATTACGTAACGGGCTAGCTGGCGTGTTGTGCTGTGTTGTTGTAAAGGCCGCCTGCTCGCCTACCCACGACTCTGCCCCTCTGCTCCAAGCGGCGGGTGTCGGTGGGTCCGCGGGTGGCTGCGCGTGGATCGGCCGGCTGCTCGGGTTTTGTCCTGCACCCGTCCGGGCCGTTGTCACCGGCCGCCGCCTCCTGGTGTTCCTCAGTGCCCCCCTCGTCATGCCCGCGGCGGCTCTCCCACGCCTGCAGGCGCAGCCGGAGCCGACGGTTCTCCTGCTCCTGGACGGCGGCCTCGAGGAGCAGTGCGTTGAGGCTAGAGCCCACCGTCGAGCTGATCTCGTGAACGGCCAACTGGACCACCTGCTCCAGGACGGACTCGAGCTGGCCCTGGAAGAACGGAATGTACACGGCTCCGTTCATGCTAGAGGCTCATGCTGAGGGCGGCGGAggaagccgccgccgccgcagccgcCTGGCCGAGGTGAGGGTGGGTCGCGTGCGGACGGGGCCGGCTTGCTTGCTGGCTGGCTGCAGCCGCCTGGAAGCTGTCGTTGATCGGCGTCCTCTGCCGCGGCGCTCCCGCCTCTCTGGCGTTCCCTCCAGAGCTACCGTAATGATTTGAGTGGAGGCGCGCCGCCTTTCCCGCCCACATGTGTGGACGCCATTTTGATGTCGGATGGCGGTTAGGTCCTCCCAAAGCACAAAGCGCGCCCTCCTGGAACCCGAGCAGCTCGGATCATCAAGTTGAGTTCGTGCACAACGAACGCTAAGCTAAATTCCAGTTCGGCTTATGCTGCATCCACCCTCACCCAACCCCCTCACTCCCCAAATGCGCAATACACAAACATgcaaccccccaccccttcaaaaaaaaactgctcgttTTCTACGTCCTTTACGGTACTTTTGCTCAATCGACGTCATGACGCCACacgtccatttttttccttcacggAGCTTTATTGACACAAGACTTACtttcttttgtttgcttttgtaaaatTTTACCTGGAAGTATGACTCGTTAATTTTATGGCTGCCCCATTGGTCTTACATTCTGGATAGAacttttgcaaaacaaaatataagattaaattttgtggaaaaaaagaaacaaaatataaGATTaaattttatggaaaaaaaagaaacaattacAACTCTCTTTGTGGCATAAGATGTCCTAACCTTTATATTCTGTTGGAAAAGTTTCACATTCATAAATCTAAATTTCTCAAATCAACCACATtactaaaattatttttgattgaagtTGATAGTTACTTCAGATCGCTTAAAACATAAATTTAGTTTggtgttttatatttgttcagAAATGTTTAACAAATAAGTCTCATGTGTTTATTTCTATAAtgggaactatttttttttgtatatgttgtttttgtttgtttgcttagtTTTGTCATTCAAATGTCATTCATTGTCAATTATACTTTCTCCCCTTTATTGTGAATTATATAACTAATGACGTGTAAGCTATGGGAACAGGAATGaattaaatttgtaaatatttgtaaattaaaaaagctTTATTGACAAGATCATTGTTTAAAGCTTGACAGCATTTTGGATTTTCcctttacttttttatttaaatgacagtACAACACCACATACATAACAACATATCAGATggttttatgtattatttagcACAGTGAAGTGATCCTCAAAAATTATACTCACATGCAGACATATACGAAAGCGTTATTGCTGAAACTAAGTCAAGGCAGCTGAGTATCGGCGTGTGCGGACACACCTGAAAAGTTCCCCTTACCGCCGCGCGGAGGCGGCGTTGCTGTCCGGCCAGGGGGAAGTTTAGGCGCATGCGCAGTGGACACCTCCCCTCCGCATCCCTCGCCCCTCCCCCTCTTTTTCTGCAGCATCAGTACCACTTTCtcttcttcctctctctctcctcctcctctcctctcctcgcCGCCCCTCCCCCACTTGTTCGTCCCGCTGCTGCGTTGCGGGCCACACTGTGACCGCaccgaggaggaagaggaggacgaggaggaagaggaccgCCGGGGGGGCAGCTGCGTTCCAAACCACACGAGGGGGGCCGCCAAAAAAGAACAAGCGGAAGAATAAGACGTTTCTCTCTTCCTCTTGCCATCCTCTTCATCAGAGCCTCATTGGTAAGGGGGAATTTTGCGGCGGGAAAACGACGACAGAGACCACCCCCCTTCCTCCAGGACGAGCCGTATAATACTGTTCATCTTCGAGAAGTCCCCGGACCAGCCGCGTACGTGGTCGTCGAGCAGCCATGAAGGATCGTACGGCGGAACTGCGGAGCGTAAGCTGACATTTTCTCcatcttcctcatcttcctcctcgtGCGGCCttcgtgcgtgcgcgcgcgcgtgtacATGCAAAGGGATGAAGACGTGCCGCCGTCACGTGATTTATAGTCCCCAGCGTGTGCGTGAGCGAGGCGCGTCCGCGGCGTTGGTCGGAACGTGACATTTTGCCGTTTTTCGCGGGCTTCGACGCAGAGGCCTCAGGCGCGCGCACGAGGCCAAAGAGATGGGCTCCTCGTGCGCGCGCGCGATGACCTGCTGGAGGAGAAGAaaatgcagacattttttttaaccagcgcCCCTCGATgcacccctccctcccccccagACCTCCAAGCCACGTCAGTGGGTCATGGtggccttgggggaggtctcATTATTACAGCCTCACCCATTTTAGGAGCCGCCACGCGCACGCAAGCTTCCTTCTTTCCACCATTGAACAGCTGATGCTTCCTGCGGGCGGGGGGAAGGGGGTACACTCTGCAGCACCTataaactatccatccatccatccagccttctatctatctatctatctatctatctatctatctatctatctgtctgtctgtctatctatctttctatctttctatctatctatctgtctatctatctatctgtctatctatctatctatctttctatctatctatctatctatctgacgCACAGGT is a window of Vanacampus margaritifer isolate UIUO_Vmar chromosome 2, RoL_Vmar_1.0, whole genome shotgun sequence DNA encoding:
- the LOC144043587 gene encoding uncharacterized protein LOC144043587, whose protein sequence is MNGAVYIPFFQGQLESVLEQVVQLAVHEISSTVGSSLNALLLEAAVQEQENRRLRLRLQAWESRRGHDEGGTEEHQEAAAGDNGPDGCRTKPEQPADPRAATRGPTDTRRLEQRGRVVEQLKCVMERVLHSSLCQLKKMVEASFDDLLLEITQKECERQTLQARLNRRHAGVRWSAQDDTGSLGSSEDAPKDAKPAEAEEAGGGGGGGVHGTKDKADTVALGHEWCGDIWKLKGSAGGGGSSEGLTPVPPPVMALTVESSPLQDPRWTPLEDMDVLSPDQDAAPPPTPLLSPSGNWGVSSSASMLQRLLTASQLPDDHAGGAHKKPQATTVTPAGQDAKQQQDEDEDDDDQDEEDDDDEEEGKKGRKKKRRKVWSECEDCGRRFSRVLLLKAHRQTHAEAAIGVSPPQCSRCGKSFSSAGRLRSHLQAKHQS